One Oceanicoccus sagamiensis genomic region harbors:
- a CDS encoding DUF1835 domain-containing protein, translated as MTDNSTRGNTPFRLNLEQQKKRAKELLRAYQENKAEAFARFKQSHPQYTNEQADTAPRLADAQLVIARELGVASWTKLKQHIDEMSNNQRLIKTQQIAPDSDLTTLHIRCGTDIENTLKEAGFSGAFLDYKDPVCQGPVVKSDQYHQIRAEFIAKVYGDLVNLSYEEIYQDSLAEQQSIQTLANHYQRVVLWFEHDTFDQLLLIKLLAELAKYPQPAVLEIVSPNQFPGTARFIGLGQLPPEAIYLLWSKRETITNAQLQLGTEAWDALCQDSPEQLAVLMKQPHCQQLPHLPAAIHRHLQELPATDNGLGLTEQLTLEILKQQARPCGQLFKALMTVYEPLPWLGDLMFWHIVKGLAEGDEPLVLIQENNEQHWPNYHAVLSEQGLAVLKGESDYLSFRPDAYWLGGVEIKPKAANWRWDKKTAQPRWGFSA; from the coding sequence ATGACCGATAACTCCACAAGGGGTAATACCCCATTTCGTCTTAATCTTGAGCAGCAAAAAAAGCGCGCCAAGGAATTATTGCGCGCCTATCAAGAAAATAAAGCTGAAGCCTTTGCACGCTTTAAACAATCTCATCCCCAATACACTAACGAACAAGCAGACACAGCTCCTCGTCTAGCCGATGCGCAACTGGTGATTGCTCGTGAGCTAGGTGTTGCCAGCTGGACTAAGCTAAAACAACATATTGACGAGATGAGCAATAATCAGCGGCTGATTAAAACGCAACAGATAGCGCCAGACTCAGATTTAACAACACTGCATATCCGCTGTGGCACCGATATAGAAAACACCCTTAAAGAAGCCGGCTTTAGTGGCGCGTTTTTAGACTATAAGGACCCTGTCTGCCAGGGTCCCGTAGTAAAGTCCGATCAATACCACCAAATACGCGCCGAGTTTATTGCCAAAGTCTATGGTGACTTAGTGAATTTATCCTACGAGGAAATCTATCAGGACAGCCTGGCTGAACAGCAAAGTATTCAAACTCTGGCCAATCACTATCAACGAGTCGTGTTATGGTTTGAGCATGATACCTTTGATCAATTATTACTGATCAAGCTACTAGCGGAACTGGCCAAATACCCACAACCCGCTGTGCTAGAAATCGTCTCTCCCAACCAGTTCCCCGGTACTGCTCGCTTTATCGGGCTGGGCCAATTACCCCCTGAAGCGATTTATTTACTCTGGTCAAAACGTGAAACTATCACCAATGCACAACTACAACTTGGCACCGAAGCCTGGGATGCTTTATGCCAAGACTCGCCAGAGCAACTGGCAGTATTAATGAAGCAACCCCACTGCCAACAACTCCCGCATCTGCCAGCAGCCATTCACCGGCACTTGCAAGAATTACCTGCCACGGACAATGGGCTGGGTTTAACCGAACAACTAACCCTGGAAATTTTAAAACAGCAAGCCCGCCCTTGCGGTCAGCTTTTTAAAGCACTAATGACCGTGTATGAGCCCTTGCCCTGGCTGGGTGATTTAATGTTTTGGCATATTGTAAAAGGTTTGGCCGAAGGGGATGAACCCTTAGTGCTTATTCAAGAGAATAATGAACAGCATTGGCCAAACTATCATGCGGTCTTAAGTGAACAAGGGCTGGCAGTATTAAAGGGTGAGAGCGACTATCTGTCGTTTAGGCCTGATGCTTACTGGTTAGGGGGAGTTGAAATTAAACCAAAGGCAGCTAATTGGCGCTGGGATAAAAAAACTGCCCAGCCCAGGTGGGGATTTTCCGCTTAA
- a CDS encoding LysE family translocator, giving the protein MEVNRRALNGDLPKSHRSRHTMIETTQALAYITALAIAAAIPGPGMTALIARSISSGALTGFAMLLGLILGDLTYLSLAVFGLAMLAKTFSFLFILVKWGAITYLCYLAWQFWHADHQPLNSASTPSKKSLFSAGLSGYSITLANPKTIAFYLALLPVMIDIGTISLQSWGLILVPLTILVLLPVGALFILASISVRRTLSSTKAQQILHKGAAATMLGAAGTMAAKEL; this is encoded by the coding sequence ATGGAAGTAAATCGCCGAGCTTTAAACGGCGATTTACCTAAATCCCATCGAAGCAGGCACACTATGATAGAAACTACTCAAGCATTAGCTTATATCACCGCATTGGCCATCGCTGCCGCCATACCGGGCCCGGGTATGACAGCCTTGATTGCCAGAAGTATTAGCTCTGGAGCACTAACAGGGTTCGCTATGCTTTTAGGCCTTATTCTTGGGGACCTTACCTATCTGTCCTTGGCGGTATTTGGGCTTGCTATGCTTGCCAAAACATTTAGCTTTTTATTTATCTTAGTTAAATGGGGAGCTATAACCTACCTCTGTTATCTGGCATGGCAGTTTTGGCATGCAGACCATCAACCATTAAATTCAGCCAGCACCCCATCAAAGAAGAGCCTTTTTTCAGCGGGCTTATCAGGGTATTCAATTACGCTGGCAAACCCGAAAACTATTGCTTTTTATCTGGCACTGCTACCCGTGATGATTGATATTGGAACCATATCCCTACAAAGCTGGGGCTTAATATTAGTGCCCCTTACCATTCTGGTATTGCTACCTGTAGGTGCGCTATTTATCCTCGCATCTATTAGTGTACGAAGAACCTTATCCAGCACTAAAGCACAACAGATTTTACATAAAGGAGCAGCAGCTACCATGCTAGGCGCGGCAGGGACGATGGCAGCGAAAGAATTATGA
- a CDS encoding GNAT family N-acetyltransferase: protein MIQVFKQSMEKQVIDHILTIENHEFHCNLTLEDQPDLLNIQESYIDNGGMFWVATDHDQIIGTLGLYNLGNGNCDLRKIFVHRDHRGGSSSIAQQMLNRFEQWAASHGFSTIYLETNSIFASAISFYSRNGFNKITPEQLPDGFPKIKVAEYFFHKKISLSPA from the coding sequence ATGATCCAAGTATTTAAACAGTCTATGGAAAAACAGGTTATAGATCATATTCTGACTATTGAAAACCACGAGTTTCATTGTAATTTAACCTTGGAAGATCAGCCTGACCTACTCAATATACAAGAAAGCTATATTGATAATGGGGGTATGTTTTGGGTGGCAACTGACCATGATCAAATTATTGGAACTTTGGGGCTATATAACTTGGGCAACGGCAACTGTGATTTACGAAAAATCTTTGTCCACCGAGATCACAGAGGAGGAAGCTCCTCTATTGCCCAACAAATGCTAAACCGTTTTGAACAATGGGCAGCATCCCACGGATTTTCAACGATCTACCTTGAAACTAATAGCATCTTTGCCTCCGCTATTAGCTTTTATAGTAGAAATGGCTTTAATAAAATCACCCCTGAACAACTACCTGATGGCTTCCCCAAGATCAAAGTAGCAGAATATTTTTTTCACAAAAAAATATCGCTCAGCCCTGCATAA
- a CDS encoding helix-turn-helix transcriptional regulator, whose amino-acid sequence MDPMINTALIKTLRNERAWSQEQLAAISGLSHRTIQRIENEGSCSLESKKALAAAFDMEAEGLDIDTTKITTQKQTIKGVKLAFLAVVLGMLCAYTGITHSLINHHISSGQAGLYYGGIAAFCGICSGLIGILSNRLQSSSLQ is encoded by the coding sequence ATGGACCCTATGATCAATACAGCATTAATCAAAACACTTAGAAACGAACGCGCTTGGTCACAAGAGCAACTGGCGGCCATATCAGGCTTAAGTCATCGTACTATTCAAAGAATTGAAAACGAAGGCTCTTGCTCTTTAGAATCCAAAAAAGCATTAGCAGCGGCTTTTGATATGGAGGCTGAAGGTTTAGATATTGATACAACGAAAATCACAACACAGAAACAAACTATCAAGGGAGTAAAGCTTGCATTTCTGGCGGTAGTACTAGGTATGTTGTGTGCCTATACAGGGATTACTCACTCTTTGATTAATCACCATATCAGCTCCGGTCAGGCGGGCTTATACTACGGCGGTATTGCGGCCTTTTGTGGTATCTGCAGCGGCCTCATCGGTATTTTATCAAATAGGCTTCAATCCAGTTCTTTACAATAA
- a CDS encoding type II toxin-antitoxin system RelE/ParE family toxin — protein sequence MSVSFFATSNGNEPVRHWLKTLSKQDKLIVGTEIKTVETGWPLGMPVVRKISKGLWEVRIQLSGNKIARVLFTVITAKMILLHAFIKKSQATPKRDISLADSRRKLVIKEN from the coding sequence ATTAGCGTCAGCTTTTTCGCCACCAGCAATGGCAACGAACCCGTAAGACACTGGCTTAAGACATTAAGCAAACAAGATAAGCTTATTGTCGGCACTGAGATTAAAACCGTTGAGACAGGCTGGCCGCTGGGTATGCCTGTAGTACGCAAGATAAGCAAAGGGCTTTGGGAAGTACGTATTCAACTGTCGGGTAACAAAATAGCTCGCGTACTTTTTACGGTTATTACAGCAAAAATGATATTGCTACATGCTTTTATTAAAAAGTCACAAGCCACCCCCAAACGGGATATCAGCTTGGCTGACTCTCGTAGAAAACTCGTTATTAAGGAGAACTAA
- a CDS encoding XRE family transcriptional regulator, which produces MSLKNQHIGSDFDHFLEEEGILAQAQAKAVAKVVAWELKKFQTEQSITKVALAKALQTSRSGLDRLLDPQDTKVTLSSLAKVAQVMGKRMEIRFI; this is translated from the coding sequence ATGAGCCTAAAAAATCAACATATCGGTAGTGATTTTGATCATTTTCTGGAAGAAGAAGGTATACTCGCCCAGGCTCAGGCGAAAGCTGTAGCCAAGGTTGTTGCCTGGGAATTAAAAAAATTCCAAACCGAGCAATCGATTACCAAAGTCGCCCTGGCCAAAGCCTTGCAGACCAGCCGTAGCGGGCTGGACCGCTTATTAGACCCGCAAGATACCAAAGTCACCTTAAGCAGCCTGGCAAAGGTAGCACAGGTGATGGGAAAGCGTATGGAGATTCGTTTTATTTAA
- a CDS encoding phosphotransferase, with protein MADLLNDKIRSATGADHAIKGETLQSLWSGYGEVVRYFLSGVNASAQSVVVKWVSPPTKAHHPRGWNTDRSHQRKLQSYDVEMHWYQHFASQCGEYSRVPEVYGVYQYPVENHLHTVMVLEDLDAAGYPHRKDELDLSGVKQCLRWLANFHGTFMGQAPEGLWPVGSYWHLDTRPDEFEAMPAGELKEAAEDLDRRLRESSFQTLVHGDAKVANFCFSDEGHAAAVDFQYVGGGCGMKDVAYFLGSCMDENDCEKYEKECLDFYFAILQQSLVRQQSTIDFSQLEQQWRSLYPVAWTDFYRFLQGWMPGHAKINAYTLKLAEAVL; from the coding sequence ATGGCCGACTTACTTAACGACAAGATACGTAGCGCCACAGGAGCCGACCACGCTATTAAAGGCGAAACCCTGCAGTCTTTATGGAGTGGTTACGGCGAAGTGGTTCGTTATTTTTTATCGGGTGTTAATGCCAGTGCTCAATCGGTGGTGGTCAAGTGGGTGTCACCGCCCACCAAAGCCCACCATCCCCGCGGTTGGAATACCGATCGCTCCCATCAGAGAAAACTCCAGTCCTACGATGTTGAAATGCATTGGTATCAGCACTTTGCCAGTCAATGTGGTGAGTATAGCCGTGTGCCTGAGGTCTATGGTGTGTACCAATATCCCGTTGAAAATCATCTTCACACAGTTATGGTGTTAGAGGATTTGGATGCCGCGGGTTACCCCCATAGAAAAGATGAACTTGACCTGTCAGGTGTTAAACAGTGTTTGCGTTGGCTGGCTAATTTTCATGGCACCTTTATGGGGCAAGCCCCTGAGGGCTTATGGCCGGTAGGCAGTTATTGGCACTTGGATACCCGCCCTGATGAATTTGAGGCGATGCCCGCCGGTGAGTTAAAAGAGGCTGCTGAGGATCTGGATCGGCGTTTGCGTGAAAGCTCATTTCAAACCTTGGTTCACGGTGATGCCAAGGTGGCTAACTTTTGTTTCTCTGATGAGGGTCATGCGGCCGCGGTTGATTTTCAATATGTCGGTGGCGGTTGCGGAATGAAGGATGTAGCGTATTTTTTGGGCAGTTGTATGGATGAAAATGACTGCGAAAAATATGAAAAAGAATGCCTGGATTTTTACTTTGCCATATTGCAACAGTCGCTGGTACGCCAGCAATCGACAATAGATTTTTCGCAGCTGGAGCAGCAGTGGCGTTCGCTGTATCCGGTGGCATGGACGGACTTTTACCGTTTCTTACAAGGTTGGATGCCGGGGCATGCAAAAATTAATGCCTATACTTTAAAATTGGCTGAGGCCGTATTATGA
- a CDS encoding tetratricopeptide repeat-containing protein kinase family protein produces the protein MTDFYTHVDNYKALAIQKDYDGACAYFIEHLDKPTVMGINEPCLMRAELLEMLFPDGVENPTGLKNPQHDIFVLAALPITYGLTGGYPGKAIGLYERHAAVCKQEGAMEPLAEAMGNHSKALRQTGRFREAEIVALQGLDLQRQVGKRMKEAVNLYWVGTGFAHRGVTTGAPFEAMDRAIRIFQKLLADQSEAVTNTFKGQSAIWFGNYDEAEGYHTRAWELSKAREGTDFPDQQTVTKVLSASSRMLGEIEMLRGNYDKALEWLEITEIQAARMDFGEEILPHFRVMAELERRRGNFDQAREWLTKSWERAERGPYRLYNVDSYNILAEVEDSCGNTEAAIKAAQTAYQLAWCDGPPYAYQRGLDDAKAKIESLGGAVPTMPDYDDSKFEPVPDVLINPQDEYFD, from the coding sequence ATGACTGATTTTTATACCCATGTCGATAATTACAAAGCATTGGCTATCCAGAAAGATTACGACGGTGCTTGTGCCTATTTTATAGAACACTTGGATAAGCCAACAGTAATGGGCATTAACGAGCCTTGCTTAATGCGGGCCGAATTACTGGAAATGTTATTTCCCGATGGGGTGGAAAACCCGACAGGTTTAAAAAATCCGCAGCATGATATTTTTGTATTAGCGGCGCTACCTATCACCTATGGTTTGACCGGTGGTTATCCCGGTAAAGCGATTGGCCTCTATGAGCGCCATGCCGCTGTCTGTAAGCAGGAAGGTGCGATGGAGCCGTTGGCAGAGGCCATGGGTAATCACTCAAAAGCCCTGCGCCAGACTGGGCGTTTTCGTGAAGCAGAAATAGTGGCCTTGCAGGGCCTGGATTTACAGCGTCAGGTTGGCAAGCGGATGAAAGAAGCGGTTAATCTCTATTGGGTTGGTACCGGTTTTGCCCATCGCGGTGTGACTACGGGGGCGCCTTTTGAAGCGATGGATAGAGCGATTCGTATTTTCCAAAAATTATTGGCGGATCAGTCAGAAGCGGTGACCAATACCTTTAAAGGGCAAAGTGCGATTTGGTTTGGTAATTATGATGAAGCCGAGGGCTACCATACCCGCGCCTGGGAGTTGAGCAAGGCCCGCGAAGGAACCGACTTCCCTGACCAGCAAACGGTTACCAAAGTACTCTCTGCCAGCTCCCGCATGTTGGGTGAGATAGAAATGCTGCGTGGCAATTATGACAAAGCGTTAGAGTGGTTGGAGATTACCGAAATCCAGGCCGCGAGAATGGATTTTGGCGAAGAGATTTTGCCACACTTCCGGGTAATGGCTGAATTAGAGCGCCGCCGTGGCAATTTTGATCAAGCCCGTGAATGGTTAACCAAGAGTTGGGAGCGAGCCGAGCGCGGCCCCTACCGTTTATACAATGTGGACTCCTATAATATTCTGGCGGAAGTCGAAGATAGCTGTGGTAATACCGAAGCAGCCATAAAAGCGGCGCAAACAGCTTATCAATTGGCCTGGTGTGACGGACCTCCTTATGCCTATCAGCGCGGGCTGGATGATGCCAAAGCAAAAATTGAGTCATTAGGGGGTGCAGTACCCACCATGCCAGACTATGATGATAGTAAGTTTGAACCCGTACCCGATGTATTAATTAACCCGCAGGATGAATACTTCGACTAA
- a CDS encoding MFS transporter yields MAILFFTVLIDLIGFGIIIPILPFMAPQLGASYTDIFMITAVYSLFTALFNPFWGKMSDRFGRKPILLTCLGGACLSYIALSFCTTLLAVYLVRAFAGIMAGNFGVASAMMADITTPEDRAKGMGMLGAAFGLGMTIGPGLGGVLSGKEASFVMPALVAAGLSFAAIIAGIFLLKESLTPEKRKENAAHRDANPLSVFGMLKQTGNRLLACQYFLLNSCVSLLTTMFPIWTGALLGWTPVEVGYTLVIQGFIMALMQGTIIAPLSKKLGEFRFLFIGISILVVGCLFASQATAFSTIVLSFFIALTGATFCTPVMNSITSKRTPMPLRGRMLGTTASMGALGRVFGPLMGALMMQVGGFAMAWIFSAIAATLFGIWAVSQLRIYGAFLKEEVA; encoded by the coding sequence ATGGCCATTTTGTTTTTTACGGTACTGATCGACCTGATCGGTTTTGGGATAATTATCCCTATCCTGCCTTTTATGGCACCCCAGCTGGGTGCCAGCTATACCGATATTTTTATGATCACCGCGGTCTACTCCCTGTTTACTGCGCTGTTTAACCCCTTTTGGGGCAAGATGAGCGACCGCTTTGGCCGCAAGCCTATTTTGTTGACCTGTTTGGGGGGCGCTTGTTTGTCTTATATCGCCCTGAGTTTTTGTACCACCTTGCTGGCGGTTTATCTGGTGCGCGCCTTTGCTGGCATTATGGCCGGTAACTTTGGTGTGGCCTCGGCAATGATGGCGGATATTACAACGCCGGAAGATCGCGCCAAGGGTATGGGTATGCTGGGTGCTGCCTTTGGTTTAGGGATGACCATTGGTCCGGGTTTGGGCGGCGTTCTCTCCGGTAAAGAAGCAAGCTTTGTGATGCCGGCGCTGGTGGCGGCGGGTCTTTCCTTTGCGGCAATTATTGCCGGCATATTTTTACTAAAAGAGTCTCTAACCCCGGAAAAGCGTAAAGAAAATGCTGCTCATCGCGATGCCAATCCCCTGTCAGTCTTCGGCATGCTAAAACAAACCGGTAATCGTTTACTGGCTTGTCAGTACTTTTTATTAAATAGCTGCGTCAGTTTATTAACGACAATGTTTCCGATCTGGACCGGAGCCTTATTAGGCTGGACGCCGGTAGAAGTGGGTTATACGCTGGTTATACAAGGCTTTATTATGGCGCTGATGCAAGGCACCATCATTGCGCCGCTGTCGAAAAAGTTGGGCGAGTTCCGCTTTCTGTTTATTGGTATTAGCATTTTGGTCGTGGGCTGTCTTTTCGCTTCTCAGGCCACGGCGTTTTCTACCATAGTGCTTTCATTTTTTATTGCCTTAACTGGCGCGACTTTCTGCACCCCGGTAATGAACTCCATTACCAGCAAACGTACGCCCATGCCATTACGTGGCAGGATGCTAGGTACAACGGCATCCATGGGCGCGCTGGGTCGAGTCTTTGGTCCGTTAATGGGAGCCCTGATGATGCAGGTAGGTGGCTTTGCCATGGCCTGGATATTTTCCGCTATCGCCGCCACCTTATTTGGTATTTGGGCGGTTAGCCAGTTGCGTATTTACGGTGCCTTTCTGAAAGAGGAAGTGGCTTAA
- a CDS encoding FAD-dependent oxidoreductase — MEVSKENPVIVAGAGPVGCTFALYLAQHGIPVRILESEPDMPLTLRASTWHPPTLDMMDTLGIGAPLVATGLKVPRYQYRDRRSDLCAEFDLGTLEGDTNHPYRIQVEQYRMTRIAKVMLETLPHAEIEFGTVVETVWQTDDWVMVKTRTAEGTKEFRAPYVFGADGASSNIRVSSGIAYEGFTFPERFLIASTPFALDQHIPNLASVSYFADPDEWFLALHCRPLWRVLVPTDPEADPEELMSDDYLEKTLQGLVPKKGKYEIGHRTLYPVHQRVAETYRKGRVFLGGDAAHINNPLGGMGMNGGIHDAYNLAEKMVAFLNGEVNEDAFDLYDRQRRTMATKFVQRQSIRNKEMLENKDPESSRKQIQEMIEITQDPERHKAFCRENSMLNCLQEASEIT; from the coding sequence ATGGAAGTTTCTAAAGAGAATCCAGTTATTGTCGCCGGCGCCGGCCCTGTCGGCTGTACTTTTGCCTTATATCTGGCCCAGCACGGCATCCCCGTTAGAATACTGGAAAGCGAGCCCGATATGCCGCTGACCCTGCGTGCCTCCACCTGGCACCCGCCAACGCTGGATATGATGGACACGCTGGGCATTGGTGCCCCACTGGTTGCCACCGGCCTGAAAGTGCCACGCTACCAGTACCGTGACCGCCGCAGCGACCTTTGCGCTGAATTTGACTTAGGTACACTGGAAGGCGATACCAACCACCCCTACCGTATTCAGGTTGAGCAGTACCGCATGACCAGGATTGCCAAGGTGATGTTGGAGACTCTGCCCCACGCTGAGATTGAATTTGGTACCGTGGTTGAAACCGTCTGGCAAACCGACGATTGGGTTATGGTGAAAACCCGTACTGCTGAAGGCACCAAAGAGTTCCGCGCACCTTATGTATTCGGTGCCGATGGTGCCAGCAGTAATATCCGCGTTAGCTCGGGCATTGCCTATGAAGGCTTTACCTTCCCTGAGCGCTTTTTGATTGCCAGCACCCCTTTTGCACTGGACCAGCATATCCCCAATCTGGCATCCGTTAGTTATTTTGCGGACCCTGATGAATGGTTCCTGGCCCTGCATTGCCGCCCCTTATGGCGCGTGTTAGTCCCTACCGACCCGGAAGCCGACCCTGAAGAATTAATGTCAGATGACTATCTGGAAAAAACCTTACAAGGCCTGGTACCGAAAAAAGGCAAATACGAAATTGGCCACCGCACCCTTTACCCGGTGCACCAGCGTGTTGCTGAAACTTATCGCAAAGGCCGGGTATTCCTTGGTGGTGATGCTGCACATATCAACAACCCGCTGGGTGGTATGGGTATGAACGGTGGTATTCACGATGCCTATAATCTGGCCGAAAAAATGGTGGCTTTCTTAAACGGTGAAGTGAATGAAGATGCCTTCGATCTTTATGATCGTCAGCGTCGCACCATGGCCACCAAGTTTGTTCAGCGCCAGTCAATCCGCAATAAAGAAATGCTGGAAAATAAAGACCCCGAGTCTTCACGCAAACAGATTCAGGAAATGATTGAGATTACTCAGGACCCTGAGCGCCATAAGGCCTTCTGCCGCGAAAACTCTATGCTGAACTGCTTACAAGAAGCCAGCGAAATCACGTAG
- a CDS encoding NADP-dependent oxidoreductase: MTDTNRQWRLKRFVQPDEILGEEHYELSESPMPTIDDEQILVKTLLLGTSPAQRMYVTEERTFHIAVEIGEVMSGRGVGVVMESKHPDFEAGEIIQATLGWQDYVALTPDDKSDTGKNVRTVQKVPNPVRPLTTIMGLFGQLAFSAYVGIIEVGQVKEGDVVLVSSAAGGVGSVACQLARIQGASKVVGIAGGQEKCDWLVEQGLCDSAIDYKKPGQDLAAAIGEHCPDGADVYLDNVGGAMLDAALQNIAVGARVVICGMISTEYMNPRPDGPKHYFNLLYKRSRMEGFFVFDYVPRWPEFEEQLREWYSQGKLKLVDDVFDGLPSAPRALGSLFTGGHTGGCVIRVADDPENIPAI; the protein is encoded by the coding sequence ATGACTGATACCAATCGCCAATGGCGCCTGAAACGATTTGTACAACCGGACGAAATTCTTGGTGAAGAACATTACGAACTCAGTGAATCACCGATGCCCACCATCGACGATGAGCAAATTCTGGTAAAAACTTTATTACTGGGCACCAGCCCTGCGCAAAGAATGTATGTCACGGAAGAACGTACTTTTCATATTGCCGTTGAGATTGGTGAAGTGATGAGTGGCCGCGGCGTTGGTGTGGTGATGGAATCCAAACATCCGGATTTTGAAGCCGGTGAAATTATTCAGGCCACTTTGGGCTGGCAGGATTATGTAGCGCTAACCCCGGATGATAAATCTGACACCGGCAAAAATGTGAGAACCGTACAAAAAGTACCAAACCCGGTTCGTCCTCTAACAACTATTATGGGGCTGTTTGGACAGCTAGCCTTTAGTGCTTATGTCGGCATTATTGAAGTGGGTCAGGTTAAAGAAGGCGATGTCGTTTTAGTCTCTTCCGCTGCGGGTGGCGTAGGTTCTGTAGCTTGTCAGCTAGCCAGAATTCAAGGTGCCTCAAAAGTCGTTGGGATTGCCGGCGGTCAGGAAAAATGTGACTGGTTGGTTGAACAAGGGCTTTGCGACTCTGCTATCGATTATAAAAAACCCGGCCAGGACCTGGCCGCTGCTATTGGCGAACACTGCCCGGACGGTGCGGATGTTTATCTGGATAATGTCGGCGGAGCCATGCTGGACGCCGCGCTGCAAAATATTGCTGTCGGTGCCCGCGTTGTTATCTGCGGTATGATTTCTACCGAATATATGAACCCGCGCCCAGACGGCCCCAAACACTATTTTAACCTGCTCTATAAGCGCTCGCGGATGGAAGGCTTTTTTGTCTTTGACTATGTACCGCGCTGGCCTGAGTTTGAGGAACAGCTACGGGAGTGGTATAGCCAGGGTAAACTAAAACTGGTGGATGATGTCTTTGATGGCCTTCCCAGTGCACCTCGTGCATTAGGCAGTTTATTTACTGGTGGTCATACCGGTGGCTGTGTAATTCGGGTGGCGGATGATCCTGAGAATATTCCTGCTATCTAA
- a CDS encoding DUF3291 domain-containing protein yields MSYQLAQFNIAQFLLPMEHPNNADFINNIDRVNGAAESQPGFIWRLVGDGGVDNALEVKAYEDNHTAVNMSVWQDQQSLEEFVFRSEGHLSIMRRRREWFDKMEFYSVLWWVKAGHQPTVVEAKERLEQLRDNGPTVNAFTFRSSFPAPD; encoded by the coding sequence ATGAGTTACCAACTTGCTCAATTCAACATCGCCCAGTTTCTCTTGCCGATGGAACATCCAAATAATGCCGACTTTATCAATAATATCGACCGTGTTAATGGCGCAGCAGAATCTCAGCCGGGTTTTATTTGGCGTTTAGTCGGCGATGGCGGCGTTGATAACGCGTTGGAAGTAAAAGCCTATGAAGATAACCATACCGCAGTGAATATGTCGGTATGGCAAGATCAGCAATCTTTGGAAGAATTTGTTTTTCGCAGCGAGGGGCATTTATCCATTATGCGTCGTCGGCGAGAGTGGTTTGATAAAATGGAATTTTATAGTGTGCTCTGGTGGGTAAAGGCAGGTCATCAACCCACTGTAGTAGAGGCTAAAGAACGCCTGGAACAATTGCGCGATAATGGGCCGACAGTTAATGCCTTTACTTTTCGCTCATCTTTTCCCGCGCCCGATTAA
- a CDS encoding MOSC domain-containing protein, giving the protein MSVMKKVVALFIAEDGEAPMQAVDTVQLESGKGIVGDRYYHDKGTFSEKLAGLPDRELTLIESEKIADFNQTFGFDFSSGDFRRNIVTEGVDLNSLVDQEFSIGAVRLRGIRLCEPCAHLAGVLVPELLPGMVHKAGLRAQILEDGLINISDPIQI; this is encoded by the coding sequence ATGAGCGTTATGAAAAAAGTGGTTGCTCTGTTTATCGCCGAGGATGGCGAGGCGCCGATGCAGGCGGTAGATACTGTGCAGTTGGAGTCAGGCAAAGGGATAGTCGGCGATCGCTATTACCATGACAAAGGTACATTTTCAGAAAAATTGGCAGGCCTGCCCGATAGGGAATTGACCCTGATTGAGTCAGAGAAAATTGCAGATTTTAATCAGACCTTTGGTTTTGATTTTTCCAGCGGTGACTTTCGCAGAAATATAGTGACTGAGGGCGTTGATTTAAATAGTCTGGTTGATCAGGAGTTTTCTATTGGTGCAGTGCGACTCCGGGGTATTCGATTATGTGAGCCCTGTGCCCATTTGGCTGGAGTGCTGGTGCCTGAGTTATTGCCCGGTATGGTACATAAGGCGGGTTTAAGGGCGCAGATTTTGGAGGATGGTCTAATCAATATAAGTGATCCTATCCAAATTTAA